One stretch of Juglans microcarpa x Juglans regia isolate MS1-56 chromosome 3D, Jm3101_v1.0, whole genome shotgun sequence DNA includes these proteins:
- the LOC121255630 gene encoding uncharacterized protein LOC121255630 isoform X1 encodes MGKNVLILSITLLVLFGGVSSASTSSPAKIISGFFSNAVSVFLKWLWSLKATTKTAISGRPMVKFESGYTVETVFDGSKLGIEPYTVEVLPSGELLILDSANSNIYRISASLSLYSRPKLVAGSPEGYSGHVDGRPREARLNQPKGFTVDDRGNVYIADTMNMAIRKISDAGVTTIAGGKWGRGGGHVDGPSEDAKFSDDFDVVYVGSSCSLLVIDRGNQAIREIQLHFDDCAYQYGNGFPLGIAILVGAGFFGYMLALLQCRVGTIVSIHNDQDVTEKSIPPSPYQKPLKSVRPPLIPTEDEPEKQEEGFFGSIGKLLVNTGVSIVEILGGIFPGFRNKPITYQYQSQQQQQKHSNAWPMQESFVIPDEDEPPSIDTRTPTPRKTYPFMSKDAEKMPQLRQSRVFSNGWDSDLQQQQQQQQQKQQQQHHHRHHSSIPYTYYEQSCEKNNEIVFGAVQEQDGKREAVVIKPVNYGDPMFDHHNINSRINSTGYRRGY; translated from the exons ATGGGCAAGAATGTGTTGATTTTGAGTATTACTCTTTTGGTTCTGTTTGGAGGTGTCTCATCAGCTAGTACTTCTTCTCCTGCAA AGATTATTAGTGGGTTTTTCTCAAATGCGGTGTCTGTCTTTTTGAAATGGTTGTGGTCACTCAAAGCAACAACCAAAACAG CGATTTCTGGTCGTCCGATGGTGAAGTTCGAGAGTGGGTATACCGTGGAGACGGTGTTTGACGGAAGCAAGCTTGGAATTGAGCCTTACACTGTTGAGGTGTTGCCTAGTGGAGAACTTTTGATTCTGGATTCTGCCAATAGTAATATCTACAGAATATCTGCCTCTCTTTCTCTAT ACAGCAGACCAAAGCTGGTTGCAGGATCACCTGAAGGCTATTCTGGACATGTAGATGGAAGACCAAGAGAGGCAAGGTTGAACCAGCCAAAGGGCTTCACAGTTGATGACAGAGGAAACGTTTATATTGCAGACACTATGAACATGGCTATTAGGAAGATAAGTGATGCTG GAGTTACAACAATTGCGGGAGGAAAATGGGGCCGTGGAGGGGGTCATGTTGATGGACCAAGTGAAGATGCAAAATTTTCTGATGACTTTGATGTGGTTTATGTTGGAAGCAGTTGCTCCCTACTTGTCATCGACCGAGGAAACCAGGCTATCAGGGAGATCCAACTCCATTTCGATGATTGTGCTTATCAATACGGAAATGGTTTTCCTCTTG GAATTGCAATACTTGTCGGGGCTGGCTTCTTTGGTTACATGCTTGCATTGCTGCAATGTAGAGTGGGTACAATTGTGTCTATCCATAAT GATCAGGATGTAACAGAGAAAAGCATTCCACCAAGTCCATATCAGAAGCCTCTAAAGTCAGTCAGGCCACCATTAATCCCAACAGAAGATGAACCAGAGAAGCAAGAAGAAGGCTTCTTTGGATCTATTGGAAAGCTTCTTGTCAACACAGGGGTGTCAATAGTGGAGATTCTAGGAGGAATATTTCCGGGGTTTAGAAATAAGCCAATAACCTATCAATATCAAAGCCAACAGCAGCAACAAAAGCACTCAAATGCTTGGCCCATGCAAGAGAGCTTTGTAATACCTGATGAAGATGAACCCCCTTCAATTGACACCAGAACTCCCACTCCGCGTAAAACCTACCCTTTCATGTCCAAGGATGCAGAAAAGATGCCCCAATTGCGGCAAAGTCGAGTTTTCTCTAATGGGTGGGATAGTGATcttcagcagcagcagcag CAGCAGCAGCAgaaacagcagcagcagcatcatCATAGGCATCATTCATCCATCCCATACACTTACTATGAGCAGAGCTGTGAGAAAAACAATGAGATTGTCTTTGGGGCAGTTCAGGAGCAGGATGGAAAACGTGAAGCTGTGGTGATAAAGCCAGTCAATTATGGAGATCCCATGTTTGATCATCACAATATTAACTCTCGAATTAATTCTACGGGCTATCGACGTGGCTATTGA
- the LOC121255630 gene encoding uncharacterized protein LOC121255630 isoform X2 produces MGKNVLILSITLLVLFGGVSSASTSSPAKIISGFFSNAVSVFLKWLWSLKATTKTAISGRPMVKFESGYTVETVFDGSKLGIEPYTVEVLPSGELLILDSANSNIYRISASLSLYSRPKLVAGSPEGYSGHVDGRPREARLNQPKGFTVDDRGNVYIADTMNMAIRKISDAGVTTIAGGKWGRGGGHVDGPSEDAKFSDDFDVVYVGSSCSLLVIDRGNQAIREIQLHFDDCAYQYGNGFPLGIAILVGAGFFGYMLALLQCRVGTIVSIHNDQDVTEKSIPPSPYQKPLKSVRPPLIPTEDEPEKQEEGFFGSIGKLLVNTGVSIVEILGGIFPGFRNKPITYQYQSQQQQQKHSNAWPMQESFVIPDEDEPPSIDTRTPTPRKTYPFMSKDAEKMPQLRQSRVFSNGWDSDLQQQQQQQQKQQQQHHHRHHSSIPYTYYEQSCEKNNEIVFGAVQEQDGKREAVVIKPVNYGDPMFDHHNINSRINSTGYRRGY; encoded by the exons ATGGGCAAGAATGTGTTGATTTTGAGTATTACTCTTTTGGTTCTGTTTGGAGGTGTCTCATCAGCTAGTACTTCTTCTCCTGCAA AGATTATTAGTGGGTTTTTCTCAAATGCGGTGTCTGTCTTTTTGAAATGGTTGTGGTCACTCAAAGCAACAACCAAAACAG CGATTTCTGGTCGTCCGATGGTGAAGTTCGAGAGTGGGTATACCGTGGAGACGGTGTTTGACGGAAGCAAGCTTGGAATTGAGCCTTACACTGTTGAGGTGTTGCCTAGTGGAGAACTTTTGATTCTGGATTCTGCCAATAGTAATATCTACAGAATATCTGCCTCTCTTTCTCTAT ACAGCAGACCAAAGCTGGTTGCAGGATCACCTGAAGGCTATTCTGGACATGTAGATGGAAGACCAAGAGAGGCAAGGTTGAACCAGCCAAAGGGCTTCACAGTTGATGACAGAGGAAACGTTTATATTGCAGACACTATGAACATGGCTATTAGGAAGATAAGTGATGCTG GAGTTACAACAATTGCGGGAGGAAAATGGGGCCGTGGAGGGGGTCATGTTGATGGACCAAGTGAAGATGCAAAATTTTCTGATGACTTTGATGTGGTTTATGTTGGAAGCAGTTGCTCCCTACTTGTCATCGACCGAGGAAACCAGGCTATCAGGGAGATCCAACTCCATTTCGATGATTGTGCTTATCAATACGGAAATGGTTTTCCTCTTG GAATTGCAATACTTGTCGGGGCTGGCTTCTTTGGTTACATGCTTGCATTGCTGCAATGTAGAGTGGGTACAATTGTGTCTATCCATAAT GATCAGGATGTAACAGAGAAAAGCATTCCACCAAGTCCATATCAGAAGCCTCTAAAGTCAGTCAGGCCACCATTAATCCCAACAGAAGATGAACCAGAGAAGCAAGAAGAAGGCTTCTTTGGATCTATTGGAAAGCTTCTTGTCAACACAGGGGTGTCAATAGTGGAGATTCTAGGAGGAATATTTCCGGGGTTTAGAAATAAGCCAATAACCTATCAATATCAAAGCCAACAGCAGCAACAAAAGCACTCAAATGCTTGGCCCATGCAAGAGAGCTTTGTAATACCTGATGAAGATGAACCCCCTTCAATTGACACCAGAACTCCCACTCCGCGTAAAACCTACCCTTTCATGTCCAAGGATGCAGAAAAGATGCCCCAATTGCGGCAAAGTCGAGTTTTCTCTAATGGGTGGGATAGTGATcttcagcagcagcag CAGCAGCAGCAgaaacagcagcagcagcatcatCATAGGCATCATTCATCCATCCCATACACTTACTATGAGCAGAGCTGTGAGAAAAACAATGAGATTGTCTTTGGGGCAGTTCAGGAGCAGGATGGAAAACGTGAAGCTGTGGTGATAAAGCCAGTCAATTATGGAGATCCCATGTTTGATCATCACAATATTAACTCTCGAATTAATTCTACGGGCTATCGACGTGGCTATTGA
- the LOC121255630 gene encoding uncharacterized protein LOC121255630 isoform X3 has product MGKNVLILSITLLVLFGGVSSASTSSPAKIISGFFSNAVSVFLKWLWSLKATTKTAISGRPMVKFESGYTVETVFDGSKLGIEPYTVEVLPSGELLILDSANSNIYRISASLSLYSRPKLVAGSPEGYSGHVDGRPREARLNQPKGFTVDDRGNVYIADTMNMAIRKISDAGVTTIAGGKWGRGGGHVDGPSEDAKFSDDFDVVYVGSSCSLLVIDRGNQAIREIQLHFDDCAYQYGNGFPLGIAILVGAGFFGYMLALLQCRVGTIVSIHNDVTEKSIPPSPYQKPLKSVRPPLIPTEDEPEKQEEGFFGSIGKLLVNTGVSIVEILGGIFPGFRNKPITYQYQSQQQQQKHSNAWPMQESFVIPDEDEPPSIDTRTPTPRKTYPFMSKDAEKMPQLRQSRVFSNGWDSDLQQQQQQQQQKQQQQHHHRHHSSIPYTYYEQSCEKNNEIVFGAVQEQDGKREAVVIKPVNYGDPMFDHHNINSRINSTGYRRGY; this is encoded by the exons ATGGGCAAGAATGTGTTGATTTTGAGTATTACTCTTTTGGTTCTGTTTGGAGGTGTCTCATCAGCTAGTACTTCTTCTCCTGCAA AGATTATTAGTGGGTTTTTCTCAAATGCGGTGTCTGTCTTTTTGAAATGGTTGTGGTCACTCAAAGCAACAACCAAAACAG CGATTTCTGGTCGTCCGATGGTGAAGTTCGAGAGTGGGTATACCGTGGAGACGGTGTTTGACGGAAGCAAGCTTGGAATTGAGCCTTACACTGTTGAGGTGTTGCCTAGTGGAGAACTTTTGATTCTGGATTCTGCCAATAGTAATATCTACAGAATATCTGCCTCTCTTTCTCTAT ACAGCAGACCAAAGCTGGTTGCAGGATCACCTGAAGGCTATTCTGGACATGTAGATGGAAGACCAAGAGAGGCAAGGTTGAACCAGCCAAAGGGCTTCACAGTTGATGACAGAGGAAACGTTTATATTGCAGACACTATGAACATGGCTATTAGGAAGATAAGTGATGCTG GAGTTACAACAATTGCGGGAGGAAAATGGGGCCGTGGAGGGGGTCATGTTGATGGACCAAGTGAAGATGCAAAATTTTCTGATGACTTTGATGTGGTTTATGTTGGAAGCAGTTGCTCCCTACTTGTCATCGACCGAGGAAACCAGGCTATCAGGGAGATCCAACTCCATTTCGATGATTGTGCTTATCAATACGGAAATGGTTTTCCTCTTG GAATTGCAATACTTGTCGGGGCTGGCTTCTTTGGTTACATGCTTGCATTGCTGCAATGTAGAGTGGGTACAATTGTGTCTATCCATAAT GATGTAACAGAGAAAAGCATTCCACCAAGTCCATATCAGAAGCCTCTAAAGTCAGTCAGGCCACCATTAATCCCAACAGAAGATGAACCAGAGAAGCAAGAAGAAGGCTTCTTTGGATCTATTGGAAAGCTTCTTGTCAACACAGGGGTGTCAATAGTGGAGATTCTAGGAGGAATATTTCCGGGGTTTAGAAATAAGCCAATAACCTATCAATATCAAAGCCAACAGCAGCAACAAAAGCACTCAAATGCTTGGCCCATGCAAGAGAGCTTTGTAATACCTGATGAAGATGAACCCCCTTCAATTGACACCAGAACTCCCACTCCGCGTAAAACCTACCCTTTCATGTCCAAGGATGCAGAAAAGATGCCCCAATTGCGGCAAAGTCGAGTTTTCTCTAATGGGTGGGATAGTGATcttcagcagcagcagcag CAGCAGCAGCAgaaacagcagcagcagcatcatCATAGGCATCATTCATCCATCCCATACACTTACTATGAGCAGAGCTGTGAGAAAAACAATGAGATTGTCTTTGGGGCAGTTCAGGAGCAGGATGGAAAACGTGAAGCTGTGGTGATAAAGCCAGTCAATTATGGAGATCCCATGTTTGATCATCACAATATTAACTCTCGAATTAATTCTACGGGCTATCGACGTGGCTATTGA